A DNA window from Chryseobacterium sp. MEBOG06 contains the following coding sequences:
- a CDS encoding alpha/beta fold hydrolase: MPLSQKSSYLPSKINNESQLFYTLFSPETIKATLLIVHGMQEHSGRYAEIAEYFASHGIAVLTYDHLGHGKSVKEKKDIGFFQLEKPDKRLVADAEMMADHLAEQYTEVPHFILGHSMGSFITRCLLQKASGKFSGAVITGTGGPLPGIDLLRGYLSLANSIAPKYHTFLNSVFTTVNNKHFKKDKDFSDTSWLSINPVNRKNFEKDELCGIPFTHNAFYTLFTIYKRATAKNWATSISQSFPFLFVSGQNDPIGDFGKGVMHTVNNLKSDGFQDVEVHMYPEMRHEILNEEIREEVLDGIYKWISKHF, from the coding sequence ATGCCATTATCCCAAAAATCATCATACCTCCCATCAAAAATAAACAACGAGTCCCAGCTTTTCTACACTCTATTTTCGCCCGAAACAATAAAAGCTACCTTGTTAATTGTTCACGGAATGCAGGAGCACAGCGGAAGATATGCAGAAATTGCAGAATATTTTGCATCTCATGGGATTGCTGTATTGACGTATGATCACTTGGGACATGGAAAATCTGTAAAAGAGAAAAAAGACATTGGTTTCTTCCAGCTTGAAAAACCGGACAAAAGGCTTGTGGCAGACGCAGAAATGATGGCAGATCATCTTGCAGAGCAGTATACGGAAGTTCCCCATTTTATTTTGGGGCATTCTATGGGATCTTTTATTACCCGATGTCTTCTGCAAAAAGCAAGCGGTAAATTTTCAGGAGCGGTTATTACCGGAACCGGAGGGCCTTTACCGGGTATTGACCTATTAAGAGGCTATTTATCATTAGCGAATAGCATAGCTCCTAAATACCATACTTTCTTAAATTCTGTTTTCACCACGGTCAATAACAAACATTTTAAAAAAGATAAAGATTTCAGTGATACCAGCTGGCTAAGCATCAATCCTGTCAACAGAAAAAACTTTGAAAAGGATGAACTTTGTGGAATTCCGTTCACTCATAATGCTTTTTATACTTTATTCACGATTTATAAAAGGGCTACGGCAAAAAATTGGGCTACTTCTATTTCTCAATCTTTTCCCTTCCTTTTTGTAAGCGGACAAAATGATCCGATCGGCGATTTTGGAAAAGGCGTAATGCATACGGTCAATAATCTAAAATCTGATGGTTTTCAAGATGTAGAGGTACATATGTATCCGGAAATGCGCCATGAGATTCTGA
- a CDS encoding adenylosuccinate synthase produces MSTYVVVGLQYGDEGKGKITDVLSAKSDYVVRFQGGDNAGHTVYVGDEKFVLHLLPSGVLQCKGKCIIANGVVVNPKSFIREVGQIESKGLRSDHIFISRRAHVIMPYHILLDTYREEEHGGTQIGTTKKGIGPCYEDKIARVGIRMVDLLNPEILRDKIEKNLKVKNSLFEKYYGKPTLDVEEIYNEYLAIGKELQDRIVDTELELNEAIRDGKNVLFEGAQALMLDIDFGTYPYVTSSSPSTGGVCTGAGVPPTSLQNLIGVAKAYCTRVGNGPFPSELDNELGEKIRQIGGEFGATTGRPRRTGWLDLVSLKHACMINGINNLVITKLDVLTGIENLKIVTHYKTEDGKIIDYFTSSTEKLYNYEPIYQDLPGWDEDITKARSYDELPDNAQKYIEFIEKYLGINVYLVSVGPERSQNIIRKELF; encoded by the coding sequence ATGTCAACTTATGTAGTTGTAGGTCTTCAGTACGGAGATGAAGGCAAAGGAAAAATCACGGATGTTTTATCAGCTAAATCAGACTATGTAGTGCGTTTCCAGGGTGGAGACAACGCTGGTCACACGGTTTATGTAGGTGATGAAAAATTCGTTCTACACCTTCTTCCTTCAGGAGTTCTTCAATGCAAAGGGAAATGTATCATTGCGAACGGAGTAGTGGTAAACCCTAAATCTTTTATTAGAGAAGTTGGTCAGATTGAGAGCAAAGGCTTAAGATCAGATCATATCTTTATCAGCAGAAGAGCGCATGTGATCATGCCTTACCACATCCTTTTGGATACTTACCGTGAAGAAGAACACGGAGGAACTCAGATAGGAACTACCAAAAAAGGAATCGGACCTTGTTATGAAGATAAAATCGCAAGAGTCGGAATCAGAATGGTAGATCTTTTAAATCCTGAAATTTTAAGAGATAAAATTGAGAAAAACTTAAAAGTTAAGAATTCTCTTTTTGAAAAATATTACGGAAAACCAACATTAGACGTTGAAGAAATCTACAACGAATACTTAGCAATCGGAAAAGAGCTTCAGGACAGAATCGTTGATACTGAATTAGAATTGAACGAAGCCATCAGAGATGGTAAAAACGTTCTGTTTGAAGGAGCGCAGGCTTTAATGCTGGATATCGATTTCGGAACATATCCATACGTTACTTCATCTTCTCCATCTACAGGAGGAGTTTGTACAGGAGCAGGAGTTCCGCCAACTTCACTTCAGAACCTGATCGGTGTTGCAAAAGCATACTGTACAAGAGTAGGAAACGGACCTTTTCCATCTGAACTGGATAACGAACTAGGCGAGAAAATCAGACAAATTGGTGGTGAATTCGGAGCTACAACCGGTAGACCGAGAAGAACAGGTTGGTTAGACCTGGTTTCTTTAAAGCACGCTTGTATGATTAACGGGATCAATAACCTTGTCATTACAAAATTAGATGTTCTTACAGGAATTGAAAACCTTAAAATCGTTACTCATTACAAAACTGAAGATGGAAAAATTATTGATTATTTCACTTCATCAACAGAGAAATTATACAACTACGAACCAATCTATCAGGATCTTCCAGGTTGGGATGAAGATATCACCAAAGCTAGAAGCTATGATGAACTTCCGGACAATGCGCAGAAATACATCGAATTTATTGAGAAGTATTTAGGAATTAATGTATACCTTGTTTCTGTAGGACCGGAAAGAAGCCAGAACATCATCAGAAAAGAATTATTCTAA
- a CDS encoding IS3 family transposase produces MLGLNRQIYYRSIKRTKVCRNRASEVVDLVEGIRIKMPRLGARKLYFILKESLSSIKVGRDKFFDILRANHLLIIPKKNYHVTTNSHHRFRKHKNLILDYQITKPNQVWVADITYIGNRKNPSYLSLITDAYSKKIVGHFVADNLNTESSLVALKRALKKHKGMAGSLIHHSDRGLQYCSNEYQKVLQKHQLKCSMTQNSDPYENAVAERINGILKQEFNIDRNSINNALRRKLVDESIEIYNGLRPHFSNYYLTPNQMHTQSKIKMRTYKNKNQSKRKFALV; encoded by the coding sequence TTGTTAGGGTTAAATAGACAAATCTATTATAGAAGTATCAAGCGTACAAAAGTCTGTAGGAACAGGGCTTCAGAGGTTGTAGATCTGGTGGAGGGTATTCGTATTAAAATGCCCAGATTAGGAGCAAGGAAACTATATTTTATTTTAAAAGAATCACTAAGTTCTATTAAAGTAGGAAGAGATAAATTTTTTGACATCCTAAGAGCGAATCATTTATTGATTATACCCAAGAAAAATTACCATGTTACTACCAACTCCCATCATCGTTTCAGAAAGCATAAAAATTTGATCCTGGACTATCAGATAACAAAACCCAATCAGGTTTGGGTTGCAGATATTACTTATATTGGGAACAGGAAAAATCCAAGTTATTTAAGTTTAATAACCGATGCATATTCCAAGAAAATAGTGGGACATTTTGTAGCAGATAATTTAAATACAGAGAGTAGTCTTGTAGCATTGAAAAGAGCTTTAAAGAAACACAAAGGTATGGCAGGCTCATTAATCCATCATTCTGATCGTGGCTTACAATACTGCTCGAATGAATATCAGAAAGTTTTGCAAAAACATCAATTAAAATGCAGTATGACACAAAACTCTGATCCTTATGAAAATGCAGTAGCAGAAAGGATTAATGGTATTTTAAAGCAGGAATTTAATATTGACAGGAATTCTATAAACAATGCTTTAAGAAGAAAATTAGTGGATGAATCCATTGAAATTTACAATGGTCTGCGTCCTCATTTTTCGAATTATTATTTAACACCAAATCAGATGCATACACAGTCGAAAATTAAAATGAGAACTTATAAAAATAAAAACCAAAGCAAAAGAAAATTTGCTCTGGTTTAA